The Impatiens glandulifera chromosome 3, dImpGla2.1, whole genome shotgun sequence genome contains a region encoding:
- the LOC124928957 gene encoding KH domain-containing protein At4g18375, which translates to MGETGKRGRSHRDSDRDKKDQKRRATDRDDRNEGELVVYRIICPDGVIGSVIGKSGKVINSIRQDTRAKIKVVDPFPGSKNRVILIYYHVREKQDVDVEGEFNDMEPLCPAQDALLKVQEAIAGAINASNDNNNNIDNKKYRDKEECQILVPASQTSSIIGKSGSIIKRLRNITKAAIKVIPRDASDPSHSCALDFDNFVVISGEPESVKRALFAVSSIIYKFQPKEAIPLDTNVPEPPPTIIIPSDFPIYAHNGIYTSVESLLPSRSVPSVISSATLPELPRYSDERGTWPSTYSSALPVGAGYGGSSRSEEFVVRILCPRSVIGRVIGKGGSSIKGIRQASGARIDVDDAKHERDECIITITSTESSDDVISKAVEAVLMLQEKMADEDVGTLTIRLLVPTKVIDCLLGRGSYVINEIRKRSKAEIRISRVMKPKYTDMDDELIEVMGEVDKVRDALLAIVMRLRDDVLNDRERYFSNSYGGSSVYSAGTSLTVPSALPSAVPMNPYAYEPRSEPRRRMDPLSSSGGLYGYGSLPMGDNDYGSSLSSYSSKIYGGLPPPSTLEILIPAHAVGKVMGKGGANIANLRKISGAAIEITDVRSSRGDRLALISGTADEKRAAENLIQAFIMST; encoded by the exons ATGGGCGAAACGGGGAAGAGGGGTAGGTCTCATAGAGACAGTGATAGAGACAAAAAGGATCAAAAGAGGCGTGCAACCGACAGAGATGATAGGAACGAAGGTGAACTTGTAGTTTACAGAATAATATGTCCAGATGGTGTAATTGGCAGCGTGATTGGAAAGAGTGGGAAAGTGATCAATTCTATAAGACAGGATACTAGGGCAAAAATTAAGGTTGTTGATCCTTTTCCGGGTTCCAAAAACAGGGTTATTCTCATCTATTACCATGTTAGGGAGAAGCAAGATGTCGATGTGGAAGGAGAATTCAATGATATGGAACCTCTTTGTCCAGCTCAAGATGCTCTTCTCAAAGTGCAGGAAGCAATTGCAGGTGCTATAAATGCTTCTAacgataataataataatatagataacAAGAAATATAGAGACAAAGAGGAGTGCCAAATTCTTGTACCAGCTAGCCAAACCTCTAGTATCATTGGAAAGTCCGGTTCGATTATAAAGAGACTGAGGAACATCACTAAGGCAGCTATTAAGGTTATACCTAGAGATGCAAGCGATCCATCTCATTCATGCGCATTGGATTTCGATAATTTCGTTGTG ATAAGTGGTGAACCGGAATCAGTTAAGAGAGCTCTGTTTGCAGTTTCTTCAATCATTTACAAGTTTCAGCCAAAAGAGGCCATTCCACTCGATACTAATGTTCCAGAACCTCCTCCAACAATCATTATTCCTTCCGATTTTCCTATTTACGCTCACAATGGAATATATACATCTGTCGAATCTCTTCTACCATCACGATCTGTTCCATCTGTCATAAGTTCTGCAACCCTACCCGAACTTCCAAGATATTCTGATGAACGTGGCACATGGCCGTCTACTTATTCGTCTGCTCTTCCTGTTGGGGCTGGTTATGGAGGTTCTTCGCGATCGGAGGAGTTTGTTGTGAGAATATTATGTCCGAGGAGCGTGATTGGTCGAGTCATTGGAAAAGGAGGCAGTTCTATTAAAGGTATCAGGCAAGCTAGCGGTGCTCGAATTGATGTCGATGATGCCAAACATGAACGCGATGAATGTATTATCACGATTACCTCGACAGAG TCATCGGATGATGTGATATCGAAGGCAGTCGAAGCTGTTTTGATGCTACAAGAGAAGATGGCTGATGAAGATGTTGGTACTTTGACAATTAGACTCCTTGTTCCAACTAAGGTTATAGATTGCTTACTTGGTAGGGGCAGTTATGTCATTAATGAAATTCGAAAGAGAAGTAAGGCTGAGATCCGAATCTCTAGGGTTATGAAGCCCAAGTATACTGATATGGATGATGAGCTTATTGAG GTGATGGGGGAAGTGGATAAAGTAAGAGATGCGCTTCTTGCCATTGTGATGAGGCTTAGAGATGATGTTTTGAATGATAGAGAAAGATATTTCAGTAATTCTTATGGTGGCAGTTCAGTTTATTCTGCCGGAACAAGTTTAACAGTACCTTCGGCTTTGCCTAGTGCTGTACCAATGAATCCATACGCTTACGAGCCAAGAAGTGAACCCAGGAGAAGAATGGACCCACTTTCTTCAAGTGGTGGCCTTTATGGTTATGGTTCTTTGCCG ATGGGAGATAATGactatggatcttctttgtCTTCTTACTCATCAAAGATTTATGGAGG ATTACCACCTCCATCCACCCTTGAGATTTTGATTCCAGCACATGCTGTGGGAAAAGTGATGGGCAAGGGTGGGGCAAATATAGCCAATCTCCGTAAG ATTTCTGGAGCAGCTATAGAGATAACTGATGTAAGATCTTCCCGTGGTGACCGTCTTGCTCTAATATCTGGCACAGCTGATGAGAAGCGTGCTGCTGAAAATCTGATCCAGGCATTTATAATGTCCACTTAA